From one Lotus japonicus ecotype B-129 chromosome 3, LjGifu_v1.2 genomic stretch:
- the LOC130748605 gene encoding protein SAWADEE HOMEODOMAIN HOMOLOG 2-like, with protein MGRPPSNGGPAFRFTQNEVAEMEAILQEHNNAMPARDVLAVLAEKFSESPDRKGKITVQMKQVWNWFQNKRYAIRAKSSKTPGKLNITPMPRDDSAPVRNMSQPIAAPILTGPGSVPTTAKVTPENSVMEFEAKSARDGAWYDVASFLSHRYLESSDPEVLVRFAGFGPEEDEWVNVRRNVRPRSLPCESSECVAVLPGDLILCFQEGKEQALYFDAHVLDSQRRRHDVRGCRCRFLVRYDHDQSEEIVPLRKVCRRPETDYRLQQLHAVSDSAHVDQQKSGMDAANVYTIRVTSSSETVPKQQVTNIHQLPTPVLQPNVSLAPQSMNVDPKKAETTDVQPGNSTIVPGSVPFPSIVTTTSAPEVPTQNMAEGK; from the exons CCCAGTAATGGAGGCCCCGCCTTCCGCTTCACTCAGAACGAG GTGGCAGAAATGGAAGCTATTCTTCAGGAGCACAACAATGCAATGCCTGCACGTGATGTTCTTGCAGTTCTTGCAGAGAAGTTCAG TGAATCACCAGATCGGAAAGGCAAGATTACAGTGCAGATGAAGCAA GTTTGGAATTGGTTTCAAAATAAAAGGTATGCGATAAGGGCAAAATCAAGTAAGACTCCTGGAAAGTTAAATATCACACCTATGCCTCGGGATGATTCAGCCCCAGTCAGGAATATGTCTCAACCAATAGCTGCACCAATTCTTACCGGTCCAGGTTCAG TTCCAACAACAGCAAAAGTTACTCCAGAAAATTCAGTTATGGAATTTGAAGCTAAATCTGCAAGGGATGGAGCATG GTATGATGTGGCTAGCTTTCTATCACACAGATATTTGGAGTCCAGTGATCCG GAAGTGCTGGTACGGTTTGCTGGTTTTGGACCTGAAGAAGATGAGTGGGTTAATGTTCGAAGGAATGTTCGGCCCCGCTCTCTACCATGTGAATCATCTGAATGTGTTGCAGTCCTCCCTGGAGATCTTATACTCTGTTTTCAG GAAGGTAAAGAGCAAGCTCTTTACTTTGACGCCCATGTCCTTGATTCTCAAAGACGAAGGCATGATGTAAGAGGCTGTCGTTGTAGATTTTTGGTTCGTTATGATCATGATCAGTCAGAG GAAATTGTGCCGCTTAGGAAGGTTTGTCGCAGGCCTGAAACTGATTACAGACTACAGCAACTTCATGCTGTGAGTGATTCAGCACATGTGGATCAGCAGAAGAGTGGCATGGATGCTGCAAATGTTTACACTATCAGGGTTACTAGTTCTTCTGAAACAGTGCCAAAGCAGCAGGTTACAAACATTCATCAACTCCCAACACCAGTTTTGCAACCAAATGTTTCTCTAGCCCCACAGAGTATGAATGTGGATCCAAAGAAAGCTGAGACAACTGATGTTCAACCTGGAAATTCCACCATTGTCCCAGGCAGTGTCCCATTCCCTAGCATAGTTACTACAACTAGTGCTCCTGAAGTCCCTACTCAAAACATGGCTGAAGGAAAATAA